In the Raineyella fluvialis genome, GCAGAACGTCGACGAGGTGCGCCGGGTGCTCGACAACTCCTCCGTGGGTCTGTGCCTGGACACCGGCCACCTCGCGGCTGGTGGTGCCGACGTGGCCGAGCTCACCCGCCAGTACGCCGACCGGGTGGCCATCGTCCACGCCAAGGACGTCCACAAGGAGATGACCGACCAGCTGCTGCCGGGCACCCTGTCGTGGTCCGACGGCGTCAAGGCGGCATGTTCGCCCCCATCGGCGAGGGCGACATCGACTTCGCCGGCATCGTGAAGACGCTCGACGCTGCCGGCTTCGACGGCTACTACGTGCTGGAGCAGGACATCATGCTGGACGGCGAGCCGCCGGCCGACGGCGGCCCGGTGGCTTCCGCCAAGGCCTCGCTGCAGGCCCTCGCGGCACTGGCCTGATCAGGCCAGCACGAGGTAGAACGCCGAGACGACGACGAAGGCGGTGACCAGGCGGGCGAACCACATATCGTCCAGCCTGGCCACCACCAGCCGGCCGACCCAGGCCCCCAGCCAGACGACCGGCACGAGGGCCAGCCCGGTGAGGACCACCGGGCGGGTCATCATGCCGAGGCTGATCATCACCGGCAGCTTGAGCACCAGGTTGACGGTGGCGAAGAACCAGGCGGTGGTGCCGAGGAAGGCCAGCTTTCCGTACCGGGCGCCGAGCAGGTAGAGGCTCATCGCTGGTCCGCCGGCGTTGGCGACCATGGTGGTGAACCCGGCCAGGCCTCCGTACAACTGTCCCTCCACCCGGCCCGGTCGGTGGTGGCGGGTGAGCAGGCCGACGACCAGCAGGACCAGCAGGATCGCGCCGATCGTCCGGCGCAGCAGATGGTCGTCGACCCGGCCGAGGAACACACCACCGGCCGCGACCCCGACCACCACGGGCAGGATGAGGCGCACCAGCAGGCGCCAGTCGGCGTCGCGCCAGTAGGTCCGGATGGCCCAGGCATCGCCGGCGAGCAGCATCACCAGCAGCAGTGCGGTGGATTCCTTCGCGGGCAGGACGAGGGCCGCGAGCACCACCGCGGCGGTGGCGGCCCCGGACAGCGCGGTCTTCGAGAACCCGCCGACGAAGGCGGTGAGCGCCAGGAGACACCAGCCCAGCGCGGTGAGGTGGAGCATCGGACAGTCCCTCGCGTCGACAATTTGTTACTACATATTGTGCAGCTTGTTCAGACATGAAGGAACGGGACCGTCGTACGGGACGGCCGTTACAGTGATCTGAACCACACCCCAGCCGCGGAGGACGATCGTGAGCCAGCACACCTACCGGATCATCGAGATGGTCGGGACCTCTCCCGACAGCGTCGAGGCCGCCATCAGCAACGCTGTCAGCGACGCCGAGGCGCGCTACGGCGGGGTCGACTGGTTCGAGGTCGTCCAGCTGCGCGGGCACGTGGTGGACGGCCAGGTCGCCCACCACCAGGTCACGGTCAAGATCGGCGCCCGCCTGCCCCAGGCATGACTCCGCCGCAGAGATGACAGCACGCGCCGCCCCACAGGAGATGCGGGACGGCGCGTACGGCTGGTGGCGGGGGATCAGGGCTCGACGGTGACCTTGATCGCCTCACCCTTGCGGACGATCTCGAAGGCGTCCAGGACCCGCTCGAGCGGCACATGCTCGGTGATCAGGTCCTTGACCGGCACCTGTCCCGAGGCGATGTACTGCAGCGCCCGCTTGTTGTGGTCGGGCGAGGAGCCGTTGGCACCGTGGATGTGCAGCTGGCGGTAGTGGACGAGGTTCGAGTCCAGGGTGATCGTCGGGTTCGTCTTCGGCAGACCACCGAAGAACGAGATCCGGCCGTTGCGGGCGGTCATCGCGACCGCCTGCTCCTGGGTGATGTTGGCCGGCGTCGCGGTGATCACCACATCGGCGCCGCGGCCGTCGGTCATCTCCAGCACCTTGGTGACGACATCCTCGGTCGAACCGTCGATGGTGGCGTCCGGGTGCACGGCCTCCGCCGACATCTTCAGGCGCTCGGCGTTGATGTCGACCAGGACGATGGTCCCGGCCTTGTGCACGCCGCGGGCGATCCGGATGTGCATGCAGCCGATCGGGCCCGCACCGAAGACGACGACGAAGTCACCCTCCTCGATGCCGACCTGCTCCTGGGCGTTGATCGCGCAGGCGAACGGCTCGGCCGCGGAGGCCTCGTCGTAGCCGACACCATCCGGGATCCGGTTCAGGCCGTCGACCTTGAGCACCTGCTCGGGGACGATCATGTACTCGGCGAAGCCACCGTCGTACTGGTAGCCGACGGAGGTCTGGTTCTGACAGACCTCCATCCAGCCCTTCTTGCACTCGTAGCACTCGCCGCACGGGACGGCCGCGATGGACTGGACCCGGTCACCGACCGTGAAACCGCCGCGTGCCTGTGCCCCGACCTCGACCACCTCGCCCGCGACCTCGTGGCCCATCGTCGTGGTCCCGGTGATGTTCGGGTGCCCGTTGTTGAAGATCTTGACGTCGGTGCCGCAGGTCGAGCAGTTCTTGACCTTGATCTTCACCTCGTTGGGTCCACAGACGGGCTCCGGTACGTCCTCCACGCGGACGTCCTTGGGGCATA is a window encoding:
- a CDS encoding sulfite exporter TauE/SafE family protein, producing the protein MLHLTALGWCLLALTAFVGGFSKTALSGAATAAVVLAALVLPAKESTALLLVMLLAGDAWAIRTYWRDADWRLLVRLILPVVVGVAAGGVFLGRVDDHLLRRTIGAILLVLLVVGLLTRHHRPGRVEGQLYGGLAGFTTMVANAGGPAMSLYLLGARYGKLAFLGTTAWFFATVNLVLKLPVMISLGMMTRPVVLTGLALVPVVWLGAWVGRLVVARLDDMWFARLVTAFVVVSAFYLVLA
- a CDS encoding dodecin, coding for MSQHTYRIIEMVGTSPDSVEAAISNAVSDAEARYGGVDWFEVVQLRGHVVDGQVAHHQVTVKIGARLPQA